TCTACCTATTGTTCTGcacagaggggaaagtgatggaGTTGGGAAACCAAACATTGGTGACAGAATTCATCCTGGAGGGACTTCCGAACACCAGAGAGCTGCcttccctcttcttcctcatcttcctcctcaTCTACCTCCTCACCTTGCTGGGTAACACCCTCACAGTGCTGACTGTGTTCTACAACCCCCAACTCCACAACCTGCCCATGTACTGCTTCCTGGGCCACCTCTCTGTCCTTGATGCCTGCCTCTCCTCCGTCACTGTGCCCAAGATCATGGCTGGCTTGCTGGGGCCTGAGGGCAGAGCTATTTCCTTTCACAGCTGTGTGGTTCAGCTCTACACCTTCCATTTCCTGGGGAGCACCGAGTGCTTCGTCTACACGGTGATGGCTTACGACCGCTTCTTGGCCATCTGCCACCCCCTGTACTACAGCACTATGATGAGCAGAAGGATCTGCTTGGGGCTTGCAGCCGGCACCTGGCTCACTGGCTCAGTCCATGCTGCAATCCACACCACCCTGACCTTCCGCCTGCCCTACTGCGGCCCCAACCTGGTCGAGTacttcttctgtgacatcccCCCTGTGCTGAAGCTGGCCTGTGCCGACACGGCTGCCAACCAAGTCACCATCCTGGCCAACATTGGGGTGGTGGCGGTCGTCTGCTTCCTGCTGATCTGCATTTCCTATGCCTACATAGTCGCTGCCATTCTGAAGATCCGCACATCTGAGGGAAAGCGAcaggccttctccacctgcagcgCCCACCTCATCCTTGTGCTGCTGTGCTATGGGCCCCCAGTCTTCATATACCTTCATCCCTTTTCTAGCAAAGCATCGGATGGGGCTGTGGCCTTATTCTTTACTGCAGTcacccctctgctgaacccttttATATACACGCTGAAGAACAAGGAGATGATTAAGGCCATTAGGAAACTGCCTTGTGGACAAGGACTTTGTTGGCATGCCTGAGACAGTGGAAAATCCTGGGACTTGCAAAGAGACCTCAGGGTGGAAGATGCCCATCTCCCAGGCTTGCAGGGTTCTCTTAGACCCCTATGAGAACCCAGTCCAAATTTATAATCTATCTGGCTACAGAGGCTCCTTGGTAGGCTGTCTTCCTGAGTGTCGGAGGGgtaaagctgtgttagtctgaatccacaaaagaaatgagaagtcctgtgacatcttatagactagcagaaaaatGGGTGTATAAACTTTTGTGGATAAAGACTCACTTCAGTATGCATCTGACAACAtgagtctttgcctatgaaagattatgctcccatttttctgttagtctgtaagttgctgCAGGACTCTTGTTGGTCTTCAGTGTTATTTTCTGAGGCTAACAAGGGTTCACTAGTCAGCACCTGGGTTATTATTCACACTCTGGGCTCCCTGGGGCAAGTATTTCAGGGTGACAAAGTCAAGGAGGACGTTTCTCAGCCTCCTAAACTCTCCTGATGGTGGGCTTGGTGACTTGACCCATAACATCAGTATGACCTGTGAGGATCAAAACACCCAATACAATCACAGTGTGTGGTGCAATGACCCTCCAGCTATTTTGCATTGCCATGATGCTGGGTTTCCCCCTTCCCCAGTGTGAGCCTCTGTGTGTGGGGCTGCATGGGGCCTTGCTCCTTTCCTCCGGACTGCATGTGTGTCTATGTACGTGTGTGGCTGGGCTTCCCCACTTCCCTCAGGGATGTAGGTAGGCtgggctcctcccttccctcttgAGGTGTCCACATggaaacctgcttttaaaaatacccCGCTAGTAACTGATGGGTATGGGGTGTGGACCCACGGTGGCATCTGAACAAGCATGCACGACCTCGGGATTGGTGCACGAGACAACACTCAGTCTATGTATGGATGAAACATCTTAGAGAACAGTTTCACAgcccccttctctctgccttccaccGCTCCCCAAACCCCTCCCTCTGTCCTGAACAAGGTCAGAGTTCATTGAAATGATGTGTATTAGCTACACTCAAAGACTTTAAATAGGATTAAgggtctctctctccttctctctcatactcatacacatacacatacgGCTTTTCATGAGTGGAAATTTCTGGTTTGGAAGGGGCTGATAAACAACCTGTTACTCCAGAGAAGTCCATGAAGAACTGCCCTCTCCCAAAGGGACTGCCATCTCCTGTTCCTTTCAATCAGACTCAGGAAATTACTTCTCTCATCTGTGGCCCTCTAACTCCCATTGTTCTCAGCAGAAATGAAGCCACAGGCCACCTGCAATAGCctgaaagtggcagctgctggtttcATTCTTGCTGCCACAAGGGGCAGGCTTGACCATTTGGAAAAAGGACAGCTCCTCGTGGTGAACTCTATGGTCATACTCTGCTTCACGACTAAATCGGCTATTTTGAAGGCTGGAAATTCTTTCTGAGATTCTCTAAAGGAGATTTGATATCCTGGCAGCAAAACCTCAAGTTATGAACGATAACAGCAAAAATACCAATCACATTATATTGTTCCTACAAAAGCAACTGAGAGGACAGGAAAAGGAAACTTTGGTTGTGGGGGAACAGAGAAGCAGTGAAAAGGTGTGCAAGAAgaaactggtgtgtgtgtgtgtgtgtgtgtgtgtgtagaagacTGTGAAGTGCAATAGTGCGCATGGTGCAATGGAACGTGTGGTGCAGGAGGGTGGGAAGTGGTGTGCGTGTGCGAGAACTTGCCGTGCAAGCGGGAAGGGAAAATGATGTATTCGTGCCCAGCAGGGAAGGGGAACAGGTATACAGTGAGGCTGGGAAGTGGTGCGTGTAGTCGCAAAGGGGGTACTGCTGGGGGGTATGGGAGGTTCCCTGTAACACCGACACTCAGCCCCACTCCCGGCAGCACAGCCCGCTATGGCAGTGCACTGGAGATAGATTGAGTTCACCACCACCGCTACTGGACAGCTCCTTCCCCGGCGTCCCCCTCCTCCaccgccctgcagcacagcgccccctagtgccacgcTGGACCGTTGGGATCGGAACTGGGTGTGAGGGGAGAGCGCCCGACGCAACCCAAACCCCACTGCTTGTAGTCCCACTCTTTTAAACCCCCCCGTTTCCTTTAAACGCTCAGTCAGTGCCCTCAATTTGACCATGACTAATGAGGACCATTGGGATGTGCCAATAGGGGACCTCATTAGTCACTAACAATAAATCAGATGCCAACAGCTTAATATCAGCACAAAAGAGAGTGGCTCGGGGCAGGGGAGACAGAACAACATGAGCAGGGAGAGGCGACAGCCCAGAGACGTGCAGCCACGACAGAAGTAGCAGAAGCAAGAAAGGACGCACTCGAGCTGAactaaaaaaccaaacaaagttGAGTAATGATGCATTTAAATAGAGAAACTGCTGGAGAATACCAGCACTCGGACCCGCTTAGCTCAACTTTCCAGCATGAGGGGCAGGCGCACGAGCCCTGTGGCAGGAATTTGCTGGATGGTCTCCGATAGGGGACATCGATCCGAGCCCCTGCCTGGTTGGAGCTAGCAACCCGTCAGAGCCAACGCCACCTCCTCAAATGTTTCATCAGGAAGGTTTGATGGAGGTCTTAGAACAAGGAAGAGAGCAAGTGGGAAACCTTTGATGTGCCGGTCACAGCACTGCAGCTTGGATGCAAAGCAGGTAAATGTACCCAGAAGGGCAGCTAAGGGACTGGTGTATCACCCAAGTCAGgctctctctgctgctcttcctcGCCATGGGGCCAGGTCCCACACAAGCAGAAAGTCCCACAACCAATGGCCAGTGAGTCCTTTATACCCTGGAACAGCCACTTCCTACTTCATGGGGGCCCAAGTGGGCAGCCCAGAAGGGAGCAAAACTTTTCTAGTGAGCAGCACCAGCACTGACTTCCAGACAAAGTTTCTTCCTATCCCAGTTCACTGTCAGTTGAGTCTGACTCATCCACTCCTTGGCGCCCCAAGGCTGAAGTTTAACCTGCACCATGGGGCTAGCATGGGGACTGGCCAGAAAAGTCATTGGGAGGGGTCTTTAGAAGGATTTCCCCTTGTCAcattggggctgcaggaggttggAGTCTGGGGAGAGGGCACTaggagtgaggactcctgggttctagagCTAGCGTCCCTGTTCTAAGAAGGAGATATGGTCTagagggttagatgggggctgaggtggggcttCAGTTATTTTCCTCAGCTCTGTGAGGTGTGACATGTAGGACAGGGGCTAGGGAGAGAGAGGCAGGATTCCTGGGTTGtacttccagctctgggaagtaAGTGGGGTCCAGTGTTTAGAGCAGGGATGATCGGGTGGCTGGTTAACAGGACTCCTGAATTCAGCTCCCGGTTCTTAGACTGGAGCAGGGTCTAGTGGGTAGAGCAGAGGGCATCAGAGGCCGGGAGTCAGGACTTCTGGTCTTGATTCTTCCCCTGCACGTGGGTGAGTCCTATCCCAAAGACCCCAGCAAATGTCATTCATGGTGTCTCTGCTCATTCATCCCTGACCTCTCGGTTTCACCTGCAGACACACGAACAGATTGAATGGAGTGCGGGAACCGGTCCCAATTATCTCATTTTTATCTGGTGGGGCTCCCGTACCCCCCAGCGCTGCGGGTGCCCTTgttccttttcttcctcctcatctACCTGTTGACACTCTGCGGGAACCTGCTCGTCCTGCTGGCGGTGGTCCTAGATCGCCGGCTACACAAGCCCATGTACTGGTTCCTCAGCCACTTGTCCTTCATAGACATGGCGGTCTCCTCCGTGGTGGTGCCCAAGGTGGTGGCCACATTTCTGCCAGGCGGTGGGGACATCTCCTTCCAGGGCTGTGCAGCTCAGCTCTTCTTCTTCCACTTCCTGGTCTGGACCGAGTGTCTCCTCTACACggtcatggcctacgaccgcttcCTGGCCATCTGCAAGCCCCTGCGCTACGGCGTCATTATGAACCGCACAGCCTGCCTGTGCCTGGCCGTGGGGACCTGGCTAGGGGGCTCCATACACTCCACCATACAGACCTTCCTCACCTTTCATCTGACTTATGGCCGGGGCACCCGGGTAGGATCCATCTTCTGCGATATCCCAGCCCTGCTCAAGCTGGCGTGTGGGGACACGGCATTCAACGAGCAGGTGACATTTGTTGACATTGGCTTTCGGGCCATCATCTGCTTCCTGCTGATCCTCACCTCGTATGTCTACATCACGTCAGCCATCTTGAGGATCCGCTCCGCCGAGGGCAGGCGCCGGGCCTTCTCCACCTGCGCAGCTCACGTCGCTGTGTTGGTGACCTACTACGTGCCCTTGGTCTTCATCTATCTGAGGCCAGGGTCCCAGCATCCCCTCAATAGCGTGGTGGCTGTTTTCTACACCACAGTGACCCCATTTCTGAACCCCCTCATCTACACCCTGAGGAACCAGGAGATGAAAGCTGCCCTGATGAAGCTGGCAGGGAAGCAGGAAGCTGCTCGGACCTGAAGCAGGATtctcctgctcctgcaggaccTACCTGGACACTGAACTGGGGAAAAGGAGTTGAAGTTAGCATGCGCATCTTCTGCTCTGTTTGGGGCAGAAGGTGGAGCTTGGGTAAATGGAGTAGGAACAGCTGAAAGAAGTTGGGATTTTTGAATTCTGTCCCTGACCCTGGGAAAGGAGAAGGCTGTGTGCCtggagtgggagggctgggagtcagggatcttggaagctggaggtgggacCTGATGGTGAAACCCTGGACTTTTGGTTTCTTGTTCTAACGATGGGAACATTTGTTTGCTGAACAGTTAGAGAAGAAGGGACTGCTGGGAGAGGACTCCTGGACTATAGACAGGGCTGTGAACTGGTATAATGATGATTAGTAGGTTGGATTTAGGGGGGAGcatctgggaaccaggactcctagATTCAATCCCTAGACCTGGGAGGAGGGATCTCAGGCTGAGAATGGGGTGGAAGGGTCCAGAGGACCAGACATGTATGGGAGGACAGGGGATCTGAACTCCCAAAATAGCCAACTGAATCAAATGGTTGCAGATAATGGCATTGTGCAAATTATGTACAGCAGATGATGCGTTGTGTGGAAGCCCATCATGTCCTCATCTCCAGAGCTAGGATGAGGCAGGAATACAGTCTGTGCTGCTCAATTTCTTCCTCTATGTACACTGAGTAAAATGATCacgaaaaaaaaacaacaacaagtcctgtggcaccttacagactaacaggtattttggaggataagcttttgtgggcaaagacccaattcatcagatgcgtgagtgggggcgggggggggtggtttctaaagagtggggtcccagtaagagggaggaccaaagctgacaaggtctattcagcaaggtggaaatggcccagtatcaacagcacttatcaaaagagggaaaaacaagtcagatcagagggtctttgcccacaaaagcttatgctccaaaatatctgttagtccataaggtgccacaagacttcctgttgttctcgaagctgcagactgacacagctccctctctgatattgaTCACACTGGCCACCATAAATCCCAGTACACCTCACAGCCGGGGCAGGGCACGGAGACAGGCCTTCCTCCTAGGCCTGGAACACCAATAAGACGACCAACCCCTATCCAGCCAGGAAGAGACCACGTGGCCCTTTAAAGTGGATGAGGAAACCATTGAAACAGTTTGAAAGTGAAAAGCGAAGCCTAGCCTTGGAAAAGTTAGAGAGGAGGGAATTTCTCCCTGTCCCTACCCATGACCCACCTTCGTCTGAGAGACACGGGGGCCCTTTTGGGTGGGCAGgcatggggcagtggctgtgTGTACGGGGACACCACCTGCTTTTCTGCCTGTTCACCTcactatcagggagtgaggggaaacaCACAGATTGCAaattccctctctgccccctcccctctcccgaCAGAGGTGAGAGTCGGGCACACAGGCCGTCTCCTTTCCCCTCAGTCCCTGACAGGCAGggcaatgggaagaagagcaagtggAGTCACATGACGCATGGCTGCTACCACCCCCCTCCTGAAACAGCGACTTAGCTGAGACAaggaaaaaccaaaccaaaccgcaaaccctgagcagagcagggagcagacATGGAGAACCGCTGGAAACCGAGGGCTCATGTCCAGAGCTCCTTGTGCCATTTGAAATTCCAGCTTAAATTCCAGTCGCACAACTGCTGGGGCATTTCGCAGCAGAGACCCGTCTCCTCTCTCTGTGTCTGCCAGACACACCCTGGCCTCTGTACAAACCAGCAGTGACACCCTGTCCAGCACATGACATGACTTGTCTTTGTTCTGAAAGGCCATAGAGTTTATGGCCAGACGGGACCATCTCCACAGCCTGCCTGCCCGTCTGTACCTCTGGGGCCACCACCACCCAGCGTCCTCCCATTAAACCCAACATGCCGAGCTAGACCAAGGCCTTTCCGCCCTCAGCACATACAGGTGATCTGGGCAGAGAACAGGAAGGAGCAAGGTGTAGCActgtctgaggccctgccctgtctggaaGTGATTTAGTGAGGCCTTTTGTACACTTCTGAGGCCATTGACCTAAGTTACAAAACTTGAGCTTTGTGAATAACACAGCCAAAGTGGCCGTATTTAGGTCCACGCTGTGCAGTATCTTTACTGTGGTGAGTCAACAGCTGACACAGTGACGATACCTCtgggaatcattaagacaggGACAGAAAGTAAGACATCAATGCTATGTGTTGCCCATCAATCCTGTCcacagtgaagacatgccctgagaCATAACCGAACGATCCTGGCAAGTGAGCACACCCCACTCTCCAGAGGAAGGCAAGGAAACCCCATGGTCACTGCCCATCTGAGCCGGGGGATtagtccttcccagccccacagatgGTAAATGGGGAAGGAGGTATTCACTGGGGGGAGTGTCACTGGTCCGATGCTCAGCTGCTCCACTTCAGCGTTTCTGTGGTGGCTTCAGTGAAGCTGTGACTGAGGGACATGGGACAGGGACCTGGCTACTCTGGTGCCTGTGGAGCTCTGGGGGATTGACACTAGCTGGGTTAGCAATGGATTTGCCCAGGCCTAGTGGGGCAGGTGCCCTcgttccagcccagagccccctgcaaTATTAGCCCTGGAATCTCCCCCAAGTGCCTGCTCTCTTTGAGAGACACAGGCTAGTTTCTGCACTAGATCGTGCTCAACACCGACTCATTCCAGTAAAGCTTCTGTGACCTCAAAAGCTGCCACAGGCATCTGAAAATGATCTCTATGGAGCTGACAACCAGGCAGCCATGGGGAGATGACAGCCATGGAGCGAAGAATATCCCCCTGGTGCCTGCTCCCCACTGATCACAGGGCCTGCAAACTGGGGGGGACCGTGGGTCAGGAATCCTGCATTTGCATCTGATAATTAGATCCCAGGAGTGTTTGGAACAATGGTCCCAAAGGTGTAAGAAGCATTCAAATGCCTGGCTGACTCAGGTActtttccccagcacagacaatGAAGTGGCTATTGAAGATCCTGGCATGGTGAGGGAGGTGAGTGCATCTGAGCAGGGGAACATGCTCTTCATTGCAGACAGAGGGATGCTCAGACCAGCTCAACACATGTTCCATCCAGCTCAGCATTAGGCAAGCCTCCTTTAGCAATGGAAGGGAAATATGCACAGGCTTCCTGTGTTTCTCTGAGATGTTCTGGACCTTGGCTCACTGCTGTAACAGCAGGGATGCTAATTCCCTCCCTTGGAGAGACATTGTGAGGATAAGGACACTAAAAATTGTTAAAGTAATGCTATTAGCTATACCAGTCACAGAGTTCTTGGTGCAGGTTTGCAGCAGATAGGGAGAAGGCTGCTATCCACCGATTCTTTGCAGCAAAGATATTCCTGAAGCGATGAGCTGCAAATCAGACAAATGGGGGAGCTCTCGGGTCCCTTTATGCTCTTGCCCACATGGAGGGAAATCCATTGTTCCCCCTGTGTGGCGGCACCTCCGAGATGGAGCCTGTCAtctgagcaggtcacctgtccaagtcctttttcGGCAATGTGTCATTGTCTTTTTACTCAGTTACACCTTCCCAGTCAAATACCTCCCATGGTGAGTGGAATCAGATTAGGCCCTTTCTCAAATCCAGCGTCAGTTGACTAGGAACCCTTTCACTCACACGAGGTTGTCACATCTCCTATTGAGGTCCCCCAGAAACTAAAACGGCAAACCCAAGTTCAGAGCCACTACTTAGAACTTGAACTACAAAACCTGATACGTGCACATCAGCAGTGAAAACCAAACCAGCAAAGCAGAATCTCTCCACAGGTGCCTCACTCATCCAACCATGCACACGCTTTGGTGCAAACACACAACATTGGTTGTGTTAAAGTTTTGGTTGCTTCTCTCAAAATCCAGTGACGTCATAGGCCTCAGATGCACAGCTCTGCAGATGGCATCTAGCTAGGTACTAGGTGGGCTTCGGATGgtgatgggcaggaggtgggggctgatGTGACACCAGAGAATGAAAGGACCCATAGGCATGGCTAGGGGAGAGAAACTGGAGATAACTTTAGCCCTTCTGCTCTGAATCACTCTGTTCTACCTATTGTTCTGCacagaggggaaggtgatggAGTTGGGAAACAAAACATCGGTGACAGAATTCATCCTGGAGGGTCTCCCCAACACCAGAGAGCAGCcttccctcttcttcctcatcttcctcctcaTCTACCTCCTCACCTTGCTGGGTAATGGTCTCACACTGCTGACTGTGCTCTGCAACCCCCAACTCCACAACCTGCCCATGTACTGCTTCTTGGGCCACCTCTCTGTCCTCGACGCCTGCCTCTCCTCCGTCACTGTGCCCAAGATCATGGCTGGCTTGCTGGGGCCTGAGGGCAGAGCTATTTCCTTTCACAGCTGTGTGGTTCAGCTCTACACCTTCCATTTCCTGGGGAGCACCGAGTGCTTCCTCTACACAGTGATGGCTTACGACCGCTTCCTGGCCATCTGCCACCCCCTGCGCTACAACACCATGATGAGCAGAAGGATCTgcttggggctggcagctggcacctggctcaCTGGCTCAGTCCATGCCGCAATCCACACCACCCTGACCTTCCGCCTGCCCTACTGCGGCCCCAACCAGGTCGAGTACTTCCTCTGCGACATCCCCCCTGTGctgaagctggcctgtgccagcacAGCTTCCAACCAAGTCACCATCCTGGCCAACATTGGGGTGGTAGCAGTTGGCTGCCTCCTGTTGATCTGTGTTTCCTACGCCTACATAGTCACTGCCATCCTGAAGATCCGCACAGCTGAAGGAAAGCGAcaggccttctccacctgcagcgCACACCTCATCCTAGTGCTGCTGTGCTATGGGCCCCCAGTCTTCATATACCTTCATCCATTTTCTAGCAAAGCATCGGATGGGGCTGTGGCCGTATTCTACACGGCAGTcatccctctgctgaacccattTATATACACCCTGAGGAACAAGGAGATGATTAAGGCCATTAGGAAACTGGCTTGTGGGCAAGGACTTTTTCGGCATGTATGAGACAGAGGCAAATCCTGGGACGTGCAAAGAGACCTCAGGGTGGAAGACGCCCATCTCCCAGGGATGCAGGGTTCTCTTAGACCCCTGTAAGAACCCAGTCCAAATTTATAATCTATCTGGCTACAGAGGCTCCTTGGTAGGCTGTCTTCCTGAGTGTCAGAGGGgtaaagctgtgttagtctgaatccacaaaagaaatgagaagtcctgtgacatcttatagactagcagaaaaatGGGTGCATAAATTTTTGTGGATAAAGACTCACTTCAGTATGCATCTGACAACAtgagtctttgcctatgaaagattatgctcccaTTTTTCTGAGTCTGTAAGTTGCTGCAGGACTCTTGTTGGTCTTCAGTGTCATTTTCTGAGGCTAACAAGGGTTCACTAGTCAGCACCTGGGTTATTATTCACACTCTGGGCTCCCTGGGGCAAGTATTTCAGGGTGACAAAGTCAAGGAGGACGTTTCTCAGCCTCCTAAACTTTCCTGATGGTGGGCTTGGTGACTTGACCCATAACATCAGTATGACCTGTGAGGATCAAAACACCCAATACAATCACAGTGTATGGTGCAATGACCCTCCAGCTATTTTGCATTGCCATGATGCTGGGTTCCCCCTTCCCTAGtgtgtgcctctgtgtgtgtggctgtgcagggCCTCGCTCATTTCCTCtggagtgtatgtgtgtgtgtgtggctgggcttccccacctccctcagGGATGTAGGTAGGCTGGGCTCCTCCTTTCCCTCTTGAGCTGTACACATggaaacctgcttttaaaaatacccCGCTAGTAACTGATGGGTATGGGTGTGGACCCATGGTGGCATCTGAACAAGCATGCACGACCTCAGTATTGGTGCACGAGATGAAACTCACGCTATGTACGGATGAAACATCTTCGAGAACAGTGCCCAGTATCACAGCTCCCTTCTTTCTGCCTTCCaccactcccccaacccctccctctgTCCTGAACAAGGTCAAAATTCATTGAAATCATGTGTATTAGTTTCACTCAAGGATTTTAAATAGGATTAAAGgtctctctcctctcttctctctctcacacacacatatgaCTTTTGAGGAGTGGAAATTTCTTGTTTGGAAGGGTCTGATAAACAACCTATTACTCCAGAGAAGTCCATAAAGAACTGCCCTCTTCCAAAGGGACTGCCATCTCCTGT
The window above is part of the Carettochelys insculpta isolate YL-2023 chromosome 32, ASM3395843v1, whole genome shotgun sequence genome. Proteins encoded here:
- the LOC142004546 gene encoding olfactory receptor 10S1-like → MELGNQTLVTEFILEGLPNTRELPSLFFLIFLLIYLLTLLGNTLTVLTVFYNPQLHNLPMYCFLGHLSVLDACLSSVTVPKIMAGLLGPEGRAISFHSCVVQLYTFHFLGSTECFVYTVMAYDRFLAICHPLYYSTMMSRRICLGLAAGTWLTGSVHAAIHTTLTFRLPYCGPNLVEYFFCDIPPVLKLACADTAANQVTILANIGVVAVVCFLLICISYAYIVAAILKIRTSEGKRQAFSTCSAHLILVLLCYGPPVFIYLHPFSSKASDGAVALFFTAVTPLLNPFIYTLKNKEMIKAIRKLPCGQGLCWHA
- the LOC142004547 gene encoding olfactory receptor 10G6-like, whose amino-acid sequence is MECGNRSQLSHFYLVGLPYPPALRVPLFLFFLLIYLLTLCGNLLVLLAVVLDRRLHKPMYWFLSHLSFIDMAVSSVVVPKVVATFLPGGGDISFQGCAAQLFFFHFLVWTECLLYTVMAYDRFLAICKPLRYGVIMNRTACLCLAVGTWLGGSIHSTIQTFLTFHLTYGRGTRVGSIFCDIPALLKLACGDTAFNEQVTFVDIGFRAIICFLLILTSYVYITSAILRIRSAEGRRRAFSTCAAHVAVLVTYYVPLVFIYLRPGSQHPLNSVVAVFYTTVTPFLNPLIYTLRNQEMKAALMKLAGKQEAART
- the LOC142004548 gene encoding olfactory receptor 10S1-like, with translation MELGNKTSVTEFILEGLPNTREQPSLFFLIFLLIYLLTLLGNGLTLLTVLCNPQLHNLPMYCFLGHLSVLDACLSSVTVPKIMAGLLGPEGRAISFHSCVVQLYTFHFLGSTECFLYTVMAYDRFLAICHPLRYNTMMSRRICLGLAAGTWLTGSVHAAIHTTLTFRLPYCGPNQVEYFLCDIPPVLKLACASTASNQVTILANIGVVAVGCLLLICVSYAYIVTAILKIRTAEGKRQAFSTCSAHLILVLLCYGPPVFIYLHPFSSKASDGAVAVFYTAVIPLLNPFIYTLRNKEMIKAIRKLACGQGLFRHV